A portion of the Candidatus Eremiobacteraceae bacterium genome contains these proteins:
- a CDS encoding lipid-A-disaccharide synthase-related protein — protein MSAPNVLLVSNGYGEMAIAGYLASAIAARAPEAIIEHFPMVGGAAAADADAAPARVVGPAARMPSGGLIAYWNVRNLVRDVGAGLLSLTARQFSFLRRQGSRDAIVAVGDVYCAAACLVFARRPTVFVATAKSEYVASHSGLERAVARRARIVFARDAATAVALAADGVPARYAGNLMMDGVRVTGVDLREPPNSVNVAVLPGSRDDAPANAAAAIRRLVLVAHALAPASVHAFISLAPGMDRAPLLAACAGAGAVLTPTGAQSGVIASGAAGPLTIGVISGAFGDMLSRSVMALGQAGTANEQAAGLGLPVIASSPGGDPARVGWYRMRQQRLLGDALLVLPDEDHAFARGVVSLLGDTSRMRAMGETGRARMGGPGGADAVAQAVLALASHHP, from the coding sequence GTGAGCGCGCCCAACGTCTTGCTCGTCAGCAACGGCTACGGCGAGATGGCCATCGCCGGCTATCTCGCGTCGGCGATCGCGGCGCGCGCGCCCGAGGCCATCATCGAGCATTTTCCGATGGTCGGCGGTGCGGCCGCAGCGGACGCGGATGCCGCGCCGGCTCGCGTCGTCGGACCGGCTGCGCGCATGCCGAGCGGCGGTTTGATCGCGTACTGGAACGTCCGCAACCTCGTGCGCGACGTCGGCGCAGGCCTGCTCTCGCTCACTGCGCGGCAGTTCTCCTTTCTACGCCGCCAAGGTTCGCGCGATGCGATCGTCGCCGTCGGCGACGTCTATTGCGCAGCGGCTTGTCTGGTCTTCGCACGACGTCCGACCGTGTTCGTCGCGACCGCAAAGTCGGAATACGTCGCTTCGCACTCGGGCCTCGAACGCGCCGTCGCGCGGCGCGCCCGCATCGTGTTCGCCCGCGACGCCGCTACAGCGGTCGCGCTTGCCGCGGACGGCGTGCCCGCTCGCTATGCCGGCAATCTCATGATGGACGGCGTGCGGGTCACGGGCGTCGATCTGCGCGAGCCGCCGAACTCCGTCAACGTCGCGGTGCTGCCTGGCAGCCGCGATGATGCGCCCGCCAATGCGGCCGCGGCCATTCGCCGCCTCGTCCTCGTCGCGCACGCGCTCGCGCCGGCATCGGTCCACGCGTTCATCTCGCTCGCGCCCGGCATGGACCGGGCCCCGCTGTTGGCCGCCTGCGCGGGGGCAGGCGCGGTCTTGACGCCCACGGGCGCGCAGTCGGGGGTTATCGCGAGCGGTGCGGCCGGTCCGCTCACCATCGGCGTCATCTCCGGCGCATTCGGCGACATGCTGTCGCGCAGCGTCATGGCGCTAGGTCAAGCCGGCACAGCGAACGAGCAAGCGGCCGGGCTCGGACTGCCGGTGATCGCGTCCTCGCCCGGCGGCGATCCGGCCAGAGTGGGCTGGTATCGGATGCGCCAGCAGCGGCTGCTCGGCGACGCGCTCTTGGTCTTGCCTGATGAGGACCACGCATTCGCGCGTGGCGTCGTGAGCTTGCTGGGCGACACTTCGAGGATGCGCGCGATGGGCGAGACGGGACGAGCCCGCATGGGCGGTCCCGGCGGAGCCGACGCCGTTGCACAGGCTGTGCTGGCGCTCGCGTCGCACCACCCGTAG
- a CDS encoding OmpH family outer membrane protein, whose translation MHIRFVSAIAFAIVAALALAPQALATDINDIGFVDQGAIGGLPAFAAVQQQFAQYRDQTARDFQAAIKGKSQADQQRIYGEFNQRLAAKQHELFDPLLSRAQTAIALVAAQHSLSVVVDKQIVIYGGLDITKEVVSTIGQPGIIVPPVQTPPPSEVGYVDQAQIDQLPKAKAAADAFQAARQRLGQDLNKQLAGKSQAEQLTIVQSFNQQLKDEQKKDIQPLNDEIQKAISDVAKKQKLLLVVDQADRVYGGTDVTADVLAALK comes from the coding sequence ATGCACATACGATTCGTTTCGGCGATCGCGTTCGCGATCGTCGCCGCACTAGCGCTCGCGCCGCAAGCGCTGGCGACCGACATCAACGACATCGGCTTCGTCGACCAAGGCGCGATCGGGGGCCTGCCCGCGTTCGCCGCGGTGCAGCAGCAATTCGCGCAGTATCGCGATCAGACCGCGCGCGATTTCCAAGCGGCGATCAAAGGCAAGAGCCAAGCGGACCAGCAGCGCATCTACGGCGAGTTCAACCAGAGGCTCGCCGCCAAGCAGCACGAGTTGTTCGACCCGCTGCTCAGCCGCGCCCAGACGGCGATCGCCTTGGTGGCCGCGCAGCACAGCCTGAGCGTCGTCGTCGACAAGCAGATCGTCATCTACGGCGGCCTGGACATCACAAAGGAAGTGGTATCCACCATCGGCCAGCCCGGCATCATCGTGCCGCCGGTGCAGACGCCGCCGCCGTCCGAGGTGGGCTATGTCGATCAGGCCCAGATCGACCAACTGCCCAAGGCCAAGGCCGCCGCGGATGCGTTTCAGGCGGCGCGCCAACGGCTCGGGCAGGATCTCAACAAGCAGCTCGCGGGCAAGAGCCAAGCCGAGCAGCTGACGATTGTGCAGTCGTTCAACCAGCAGCTCAAAGACGAGCAGAAGAAAGACATCCAACCGCTCAACGACGAGATCCAAAAAGCGATCTCGGATGTCGCCAAGAAACAGAAGCTGCTGCTCGTCGTCGACCAGGCCGATCGCGTCTACGGCGGAACCGACGTCACCGCCGACGTGCTGGCAGCACTGAAGTAA
- a CDS encoding OmpH family outer membrane protein: MKHHKALVAAALVVALAGCAKGGAPFSHGSGAGYVDIDKVIAAHPLHVELDTLESQITLLNGQAQNAPAPQTAAQQQALTQMETDLAAADAQFQAQINARRAYYQQREAAAMAALQTQVTGASAPIGQQLGAQAQKVQQDALKAFTDYQKQLYQADGQHLQQVARQLQQEVGLKIGARRAQLEKQETDYQIDLAKQSQSQRLNLKAKLEDLNLSQDERQQAESQLANIETREESMINQLKSRDNADLKTYEDSLQRDAAARFNAARTASMNATNDKLKARQKQMNDQLHVQLSGLGTQYQQQVANANAQLEKDPKARAQMDKIHSENQAQYAAEFSKALAAYQQTRKQLVAKYSAIGHMQFIDDVAIQNESQDLAAQRRDLYGKILTQVQTQVGDVARQRGIAIVFTNIRGAGSAVDITDQVIKAIAALPASPSPSDSSPATSSPPSPPTPSGSKT; encoded by the coding sequence TTGAAGCACCACAAGGCACTCGTCGCCGCGGCGCTCGTCGTCGCGCTGGCGGGGTGCGCGAAGGGAGGCGCTCCGTTCTCACATGGCAGCGGCGCCGGCTACGTCGACATCGACAAGGTCATCGCCGCGCATCCGCTGCACGTGGAGCTCGACACGCTGGAATCGCAGATCACGTTGCTCAACGGTCAGGCGCAGAACGCGCCTGCGCCGCAGACGGCGGCGCAGCAGCAGGCGCTGACGCAGATGGAAACCGACCTGGCCGCGGCGGACGCGCAGTTCCAAGCGCAGATCAACGCGCGGCGCGCCTATTACCAGCAGCGCGAAGCGGCGGCTATGGCGGCGTTGCAAACCCAGGTCACCGGCGCATCCGCTCCGATCGGCCAGCAGCTCGGCGCCCAAGCGCAGAAGGTCCAACAAGATGCGCTCAAGGCATTCACCGACTACCAGAAGCAGCTCTATCAGGCGGATGGCCAGCATCTGCAGCAAGTGGCCAGGCAGCTCCAGCAAGAGGTGGGTCTGAAGATCGGTGCGCGGCGCGCGCAGCTCGAGAAGCAGGAGACCGATTACCAGATCGACCTGGCGAAACAGAGCCAAAGCCAGCGTCTCAACCTCAAAGCCAAGCTCGAAGACCTCAATCTCAGCCAAGACGAGCGCCAGCAGGCGGAGAGCCAGCTCGCGAACATCGAGACGCGCGAAGAGTCGATGATCAACCAGCTCAAGTCGCGCGACAACGCGGACCTCAAGACCTACGAGGACTCCTTGCAGCGCGACGCGGCCGCGCGTTTCAACGCGGCGCGCACGGCGTCGATGAACGCGACCAACGACAAGCTCAAGGCCCGGCAGAAGCAGATGAACGACCAGCTGCACGTGCAGCTCTCGGGCCTGGGCACGCAATACCAGCAGCAGGTCGCCAACGCCAACGCGCAGCTCGAGAAAGATCCAAAGGCGCGCGCGCAGATGGACAAGATCCACAGCGAGAACCAAGCGCAGTACGCCGCCGAATTCTCCAAGGCGCTGGCCGCCTATCAGCAGACGCGCAAGCAGCTCGTCGCCAAGTACAGCGCGATCGGGCACATGCAGTTCATCGACGACGTCGCGATCCAGAACGAGTCGCAAGATCTCGCCGCCCAGCGGCGCGACCTCTACGGCAAGATCCTGACGCAGGTCCAGACCCAGGTCGGTGACGTCGCGCGCCAGCGAGGCATCGCCATCGTGTTCACCAACATCCGCGGAGCCGGCTCGGCAGTCGACATCACCGATCAAGTCATCAAAGCCATCGCCGCGCTGCCGGCGTCGCCGTCGCCTTCAGACTCGTCACCCGCGACCTCATCTCCACCGTCACCACCCACGCCATCCGGGAGCAAAACGTGA
- the lpxC gene encoding UDP-3-O-acyl-N-acetylglucosamine deacetylase: MNFDKQHTLARDFTLRGVGLHTGHAGAVTVAPAPANAGFSFVLAGGQRVAATPDNVRSTVRCTTLGSGSGVVHTVEHVLAALAGMAVDNATLAMEGDEVPILDGSALPFARAIADAGIVEQPAARRVLELREPAWFEEDGKLLAVLPADAFSISFFVAFPEPVGQQFLATPEITPDYFLREIAPNRTFGFRHEIEALAAQGLALGGSLDNAVVVDTDGYMGELRFPDEIVRHKALDLIGDFALLGMYPRVRVVAIKSGHALHVAAARALRALLAPAG; the protein is encoded by the coding sequence GTGAACTTCGATAAGCAGCATACGCTGGCGCGCGACTTCACGCTGCGCGGCGTCGGCTTGCACACCGGCCACGCCGGGGCGGTGACAGTAGCCCCGGCACCGGCGAACGCCGGTTTTTCATTTGTCCTTGCCGGCGGCCAGCGCGTCGCGGCCACTCCTGACAATGTCCGCTCGACGGTGCGCTGCACCACGCTGGGCTCGGGCTCGGGCGTCGTGCACACGGTCGAGCACGTCCTCGCCGCGCTCGCAGGGATGGCGGTCGACAACGCCACCCTCGCGATGGAGGGCGACGAGGTGCCGATCCTCGACGGCAGCGCGCTGCCTTTCGCGCGCGCGATCGCCGACGCCGGCATCGTCGAACAACCGGCTGCGCGGCGCGTGCTCGAGCTGCGCGAACCGGCGTGGTTCGAAGAGGACGGCAAACTGCTGGCCGTGCTGCCGGCCGACGCGTTCTCGATCAGCTTCTTCGTCGCGTTTCCCGAACCGGTCGGCCAGCAGTTCTTGGCCACGCCCGAGATCACGCCCGACTACTTCCTGCGCGAGATCGCACCGAACCGCACCTTCGGGTTCCGGCACGAGATCGAGGCGCTCGCCGCGCAGGGCCTCGCGCTCGGCGGTTCGCTCGACAACGCGGTCGTCGTCGACACCGACGGCTACATGGGCGAACTGCGCTTTCCCGACGAGATCGTGCGTCACAAGGCGCTGGACCTGATCGGCGACTTCGCATTGCTGGGCATGTACCCGCGCGTGCGCGTCGTCGCGATCAAGTCCGGCCACGCCTTGCACGTCGCCGCCGCGCGCGCGCTGCGCGCGCTGCTGGCGCCGGCGGGCTGA
- a CDS encoding POTRA domain-containing protein, translating to MRLVIRSAAVVLAAAALVVAFVPQATPAAPTPIVTAVNIKGNTHVPTDKIAAVIKTRPGTPLDTKQIAADQNAILGLGYFSDVKTDLRAAPGGVAVTYIVIENPVVTKITFDGNTHVSSDILTALMDTSTGSVLDTNTLRDDVAKINSYYDKLGYTGTRHVKNIHIDADGHLLIDVKEGVTVAKIDVTGNHIINTQAILAVMKTKPGSTFSQQQFSDDLQAIQNLYKDLGFSAIVDGSVDPNSAGVVDVSVCESKVGAVEIVGNSKTKDYVIRRLLLLGPGDLITDNRLRRDYEAINNTQFFKTVDLSIKPFGDKCGYVTLVWTVQEQRTGTASVGLSYGGGGTYGQGLSGNISYSESNVDGTGNGASIAASRGQYTSAVNFGITVPYLHRFKATSLAVNIFNNVTTNQPYPVYKEAGNNPFYSLSPPGGSVSSGPLTATPTPGTNTVCQPSSTPCSGQFADFSSRQAGISITTGHPVAEYTRLYYGLSATRLYQQFTAQGFPNSLLDQTSIGVTTPGAGVTVGGTQPSQALRSLNASLVRDNRDDVQNPRYGGVTSIYDEAALRFLGSDYKYDKGIFQLTRFYPVKRHSTFGFNFVWGFSSGGTTLPYNELFSLSDQQLRGTKYVYYGDRELLGQAELRIPVTADRKLEVVFFTDSGSAPYIQAVAGPTPAPTPVPPSGPHAPVVLGPRQTFTYKQLPYSFLTDVGFGIRLTTPILPQQIRIDLATSSQGSHISFGFGQAF from the coding sequence TTGCGTCTTGTCATCCGAAGTGCGGCTGTGGTGCTCGCCGCAGCGGCTCTCGTGGTGGCCTTCGTGCCCCAGGCGACGCCTGCCGCGCCGACGCCCATCGTCACCGCGGTGAACATCAAGGGCAACACCCACGTCCCCACCGACAAGATCGCAGCGGTGATCAAGACGCGGCCCGGCACGCCGCTCGACACCAAGCAGATCGCAGCGGATCAGAACGCCATCCTCGGCCTGGGCTATTTCTCAGACGTCAAGACCGATCTGCGCGCGGCGCCGGGCGGCGTCGCGGTGACCTATATCGTCATCGAAAACCCGGTCGTCACCAAGATCACCTTCGACGGCAACACGCACGTCTCGAGCGACATCCTCACCGCGCTCATGGACACCTCGACTGGTTCGGTGCTCGACACCAACACGCTGCGCGATGACGTCGCCAAGATCAACTCGTATTACGACAAGCTCGGCTACACCGGCACGCGCCACGTCAAGAACATCCACATCGATGCCGACGGCCACCTGCTGATCGACGTCAAGGAAGGCGTCACGGTCGCGAAGATCGACGTCACCGGCAACCACATCATCAACACGCAGGCGATCCTCGCGGTCATGAAGACCAAACCCGGTTCGACGTTCTCGCAGCAGCAGTTCAGCGACGACCTGCAGGCCATCCAAAACCTGTACAAAGACCTCGGCTTCTCGGCGATCGTCGACGGCAGCGTCGACCCGAACAGCGCGGGTGTGGTCGACGTGAGCGTGTGCGAATCCAAGGTGGGCGCGGTCGAGATCGTCGGCAATTCGAAGACCAAGGACTACGTGATCCGGCGCTTGCTGCTGCTCGGACCCGGCGATCTCATCACCGACAACCGCCTGCGCCGCGATTACGAGGCGATCAACAACACGCAGTTCTTCAAGACCGTCGATCTCTCGATCAAGCCGTTCGGCGACAAGTGCGGCTATGTCACGCTGGTGTGGACGGTGCAAGAACAGCGCACCGGCACCGCCAGCGTCGGTCTCTCGTACGGCGGCGGCGGCACGTACGGCCAAGGCCTGTCGGGCAACATCTCGTATTCGGAGAGCAACGTCGACGGCACCGGCAACGGCGCGTCGATCGCGGCCTCGCGCGGCCAATACACGTCGGCCGTCAATTTCGGCATCACGGTCCCGTATCTGCACAGGTTCAAGGCGACCTCGCTGGCGGTCAACATCTTCAACAACGTGACCACCAACCAGCCGTACCCGGTGTATAAAGAGGCGGGCAACAATCCGTTCTATTCGCTGTCGCCGCCCGGCGGCAGCGTCTCGAGCGGGCCGCTGACCGCGACGCCTACGCCCGGCACCAACACCGTGTGCCAGCCGAGCTCGACGCCGTGCTCGGGCCAATTCGCCGATTTCTCGTCGCGCCAAGCGGGCATCTCGATCACGACCGGCCACCCGGTCGCGGAGTACACGCGCCTGTACTACGGCTTGTCGGCGACGCGGCTGTACCAGCAATTCACCGCGCAAGGGTTCCCGAACTCGCTGCTTGACCAGACCTCCATCGGCGTCACCACGCCGGGTGCCGGCGTGACGGTCGGCGGCACCCAGCCCAGCCAGGCGCTGCGCTCGCTCAACGCAAGCCTGGTGCGCGACAATCGCGATGACGTGCAGAACCCGCGCTACGGCGGCGTGACCTCGATCTACGACGAAGCCGCGCTGAGGTTCCTCGGATCGGACTACAAATACGACAAAGGCATTTTCCAGCTCACGCGCTTCTATCCCGTCAAACGGCATTCGACGTTCGGCTTCAACTTCGTCTGGGGATTCTCGAGCGGCGGCACCACGCTGCCGTACAACGAGCTGTTCAGCTTGTCGGACCAGCAGCTGCGCGGGACCAAGTACGTGTACTACGGCGACCGCGAACTGCTCGGACAAGCCGAGCTGCGCATTCCCGTGACGGCCGACCGCAAGCTGGAAGTCGTGTTCTTCACGGATTCCGGCAGCGCGCCGTACATCCAAGCGGTGGCTGGTCCGACGCCGGCACCGACGCCGGTACCGCCGTCAGGACCGCACGCGCCGGTCGTGCTGGGACCGCGCCAGACCTTCACCTATAAGCAGCTGCCGTACAGCTTCTTGACGGACGTCGGCTTCGGCATCCGTTTGACCACACCGATTCTGCCGCAGCAGATCCGCATCGATCTGGCCACAAGCTCGCAGGGAAGTCATATCTCATTCGGCTTCGGCCAAGCATTCTAG
- the lptC gene encoding LPS export ABC transporter periplasmic protein LptC, whose product MTRGQRAELALPFALFVLMPALPMLVLLADVLPRGVAIGGKGYAVALLVIVAIAALVTLVALVVRRGWRGLIQPPLTAPLLAMIATATLAGAVGVSLRASMFEIICEAGNFIAFVAIVWNAADERVRRALLTCYFATGIAATVFGVSLTLTRHPPEMFAYQHGRAAGTFLQPNEFGGYLLFFIALGLAQAAAPPLLRRLGATSAVVGIIALALSVSRAAWLGLLIGLPVLIWRFGRTAKVAYVCAAVIALVLGTTTFRDVAHDPSENPSRIAVWQGAARMAVRFALTGVGPLGFSKVYPALKQPDAAVDEVHAHDLPLNVLIENGLLGLAAFVWAVVAGVREARRTLRRIPPDDRERVLLFYALVAAFIASALQNVVDVVSTFVFLLWWPMLGLMIALGRAPQPASDTPAAERVIARPSSAPVHAALAALVLAAAVLISGCASTPRAASTPTPSPTPGAQAPYYIIASSQNGKPVELKEIHNGQLEYLLRATQIAYATVDSQGTLSDVALSFYKGRTLRLRVTAPTAAVRPNDRNVSLRGGVRAAGANGASMSADSMEYDGNRHILVAEGAVKAHDDRGNSIAGDRAEADLDLQRVHVWGPDGEQTMTFGK is encoded by the coding sequence ATGACGCGCGGACAGCGCGCCGAACTCGCGCTCCCATTCGCGCTCTTCGTGCTGATGCCGGCCTTGCCGATGCTCGTGCTGCTCGCCGACGTGCTGCCGCGCGGCGTCGCGATCGGCGGCAAAGGCTACGCGGTCGCGCTGCTGGTCATCGTCGCCATCGCCGCGCTGGTCACGTTGGTCGCGCTGGTCGTGCGCCGCGGCTGGCGCGGTCTCATCCAGCCTCCGCTCACCGCGCCGCTGCTGGCGATGATCGCGACCGCGACGCTGGCAGGTGCGGTCGGCGTGTCGCTGCGGGCAAGCATGTTCGAGATCATCTGCGAGGCAGGCAACTTCATCGCGTTCGTGGCGATCGTGTGGAATGCGGCTGACGAACGCGTCCGTCGCGCGCTGCTCACCTGCTACTTCGCGACCGGCATCGCGGCGACCGTGTTCGGCGTCAGCCTCACCCTCACGCGCCATCCGCCCGAGATGTTCGCGTATCAGCACGGCCGCGCCGCCGGCACGTTCTTGCAGCCCAACGAATTCGGCGGCTATCTGCTGTTCTTCATCGCGCTCGGCCTCGCCCAAGCAGCGGCGCCGCCGCTGCTGCGCAGGCTCGGCGCCACGTCAGCCGTCGTCGGCATCATCGCGCTGGCCTTGTCGGTGTCGCGCGCGGCGTGGCTCGGTCTGCTCATCGGCCTGCCGGTGCTGATCTGGCGTTTCGGACGCACGGCCAAGGTCGCGTACGTCTGCGCCGCGGTCATCGCGCTGGTGCTCGGCACGACGACGTTCCGCGACGTGGCGCACGATCCGAGCGAGAATCCTTCGCGCATCGCCGTCTGGCAGGGCGCGGCGCGGATGGCCGTGAGGTTCGCGCTCACCGGCGTCGGCCCGCTCGGCTTCTCGAAGGTGTACCCCGCGCTCAAGCAGCCCGATGCCGCCGTCGACGAGGTGCACGCGCACGATCTGCCGCTCAACGTGCTCATCGAGAACGGCCTGCTCGGCCTGGCGGCGTTCGTCTGGGCGGTCGTCGCGGGCGTGCGCGAGGCGCGCCGCACGCTCCGGCGCATACCGCCCGACGACCGCGAACGGGTGCTGCTCTTCTACGCTTTGGTCGCCGCCTTCATCGCGTCGGCGCTGCAGAACGTCGTCGACGTGGTGTCGACGTTCGTCTTCCTCTTGTGGTGGCCGATGCTCGGACTGATGATCGCGCTCGGCAGAGCGCCGCAGCCCGCGTCGGACACGCCGGCCGCCGAGCGCGTCATCGCCCGGCCGTCGAGCGCGCCCGTCCATGCCGCTCTCGCCGCACTCGTGCTCGCCGCCGCAGTGCTTATCTCGGGCTGCGCGTCGACACCGCGCGCCGCATCGACGCCGACGCCCTCTCCGACTCCTGGCGCGCAGGCGCCCTATTACATCATCGCCTCGTCGCAAAACGGAAAGCCGGTCGAACTCAAAGAGATCCATAACGGCCAGCTCGAGTATCTGCTGCGCGCTACGCAGATCGCATATGCGACGGTGGATTCCCAGGGTACGTTGAGCGACGTCGCGTTAAGCTTCTATAAAGGAAGGACGCTGCGCTTGAGGGTAACGGCCCCGACGGCAGCAGTGCGGCCGAACGACCGCAACGTTTCGCTGCGCGGCGGGGTGCGGGCCGCTGGCGCAAACGGCGCGTCCATGTCGGCCGACTCCATGGAATACGACGGCAACCGCCACATCCTGGTCGCGGAGGGCGCCGTCAAGGCGCATGACGACCGCGGCAACTCCATCGCCGGCGACCGCGCCGAGGCCGACCTCGACCTGCAGCGCGTGCACGTCTGGGGGCCGGACGGCGAGCAGACCATGACCTTCGGGAAGTAG
- the lpxD gene encoding UDP-3-O-(3-hydroxymyristoyl)glucosamine N-acyltransferase translates to MTAPRPLSDLAAIAGATLVGDARVSIERVSSVDEAAPGALTFAVDERWIERALASRASAVIVPRAAADLPRGEKSLLVADDVRAALAAILASFAPPLPRGPFTHPSAVIDDRVKRGADVFIGAGVVVGSGAHLGDGAILMAGAYVGRNASIGKRTLLHPRACVLDDCVVGDDCILHANCVIGADGFGFVRVGAEQIKIPQIGNVVVGDRVEIGACSAIDRAVTGSTTIGAGTKIDNLVQIGHNCTIGPDSTLCAQVGIAGSTDVGALVTLAGQVGVNGHITIGDMTIAGGQTGITSDLPPKSKVWGTPALPIREEMAQKVMFRKLPKLFEQVRELIDAVAELRKRR, encoded by the coding sequence GTGACCGCGCCGCGCCCCTTGAGCGACTTGGCGGCGATTGCCGGCGCAACGCTGGTGGGCGACGCGCGCGTCTCCATCGAGCGCGTGTCGTCGGTGGACGAGGCCGCGCCGGGCGCGCTCACCTTCGCCGTCGACGAGCGTTGGATCGAGCGTGCGCTCGCCTCGCGCGCATCAGCCGTTATCGTGCCGCGCGCGGCCGCCGATCTCCCACGCGGCGAGAAGTCGCTGCTGGTCGCCGACGACGTGCGCGCCGCGCTTGCCGCCATTCTCGCCTCGTTCGCACCGCCGCTGCCACGCGGCCCGTTCACGCATCCGAGCGCGGTGATCGACGACCGCGTGAAGCGCGGCGCCGACGTGTTCATCGGCGCGGGCGTCGTCGTCGGCTCGGGCGCGCACCTAGGCGACGGCGCGATCCTCATGGCCGGCGCATACGTCGGGCGCAACGCATCGATCGGCAAGCGCACGCTGCTGCATCCGCGCGCCTGCGTGCTCGACGATTGCGTGGTCGGCGACGATTGCATCCTGCACGCCAACTGCGTCATCGGCGCCGACGGCTTCGGCTTCGTGCGCGTCGGCGCGGAGCAGATCAAGATACCGCAGATCGGCAACGTCGTCGTCGGCGATCGGGTGGAGATCGGCGCATGCAGCGCGATCGATCGCGCCGTCACCGGCTCGACCACCATCGGCGCCGGCACCAAGATCGACAATCTCGTGCAGATCGGGCACAATTGCACGATCGGTCCCGACAGCACGCTGTGCGCGCAAGTGGGCATCGCCGGCTCGACGGACGTCGGCGCATTGGTCACGCTCGCCGGACAGGTCGGGGTGAACGGTCACATCACCATCGGCGACATGACGATCGCCGGCGGACAGACCGGCATCACGTCGGACCTGCCGCCGAAATCCAAAGTGTGGGGAACGCCTGCGCTGCCGATCCGCGAGGAGATGGCGCAGAAGGTCATGTTCAGAAAACTGCCTAAACTATTCGAACAAGTGCGCGAACTCATAGACGCAGTGGCGGAACTGCGCAAACGCCGGTAG
- the fabZ gene encoding 3-hydroxyacyl-ACP dehydratase FabZ, translating to MADIDIRRIMETLPHRYPMLLLDRITELEPLKRAAGYKNVTINEPFFQGHFPNNPVMPGVLIIEAMAQLGGTVILEPKAATTSVPYLAGVDKVRFRRPVLPGDRLMMDVRVEWLRKSYGCLQAESQVDGQVVCTAQLMFSVVADTRLFQLDAAILDM from the coding sequence GTGGCTGACATCGACATCCGCCGCATCATGGAGACGCTGCCGCATCGCTACCCGATGCTGCTGCTCGATCGCATCACCGAGCTCGAGCCGCTCAAGCGCGCCGCGGGTTACAAGAACGTGACGATCAACGAGCCGTTCTTCCAAGGCCATTTCCCGAACAACCCGGTGATGCCGGGCGTCCTCATCATCGAGGCGATGGCGCAGCTGGGCGGCACCGTCATCCTCGAGCCCAAAGCCGCGACGACCTCCGTGCCGTATCTCGCGGGCGTCGACAAGGTCCGCTTCCGGCGGCCCGTGCTGCCGGGCGATCGCCTCATGATGGACGTGCGCGTCGAATGGCTGCGCAAGTCGTACGGCTGCTTGCAGGCCGAGTCGCAAGTAGACGGCCAGGTCGTGTGCACCGCGCAGCTGATGTTCTCGGTCGTCGCCGACACGCGTCTGTTCCAGCTCGACGCCGCTATCCTCGACATGTGA
- the lpxA gene encoding acyl-ACP--UDP-N-acetylglucosamine O-acyltransferase, with translation MIRPGGDGPSVHTLNIHPTAVVHPGARIGRDVEIGPYCIIGKNVEIGDGSKLLANVVVHGHTHLGSENVVYPFAVIGGTSQDKKFRGEVSYVRIGDRNQIREYVTVNRGTDAGSSTTIGSDCHLLAYVHIAHDCHVGDRVVMSNLTQLAGHCIVGDGANISGMVGVHQFVRIGRLAFIGGRSKILKDCPPFMLVEGNPAWVRGLNRVGLKRQGVSNAAQTELKEAYRALYLGDGTLSGAVEQLRDRVTTDEGKELVAFFLDESQRGFTTREIRRGRAVAPTEDEAGFD, from the coding sequence GTGATCAGACCAGGCGGCGACGGCCCCAGCGTCCACACGCTGAACATCCACCCGACCGCGGTCGTGCATCCCGGCGCGCGCATCGGGCGTGACGTCGAGATCGGGCCGTATTGCATCATCGGCAAGAACGTCGAGATCGGCGACGGCAGCAAGCTGCTGGCCAACGTCGTCGTCCACGGCCATACGCACCTCGGGTCGGAGAACGTGGTCTATCCGTTCGCGGTGATCGGCGGCACGTCACAGGACAAGAAGTTCCGCGGCGAGGTCTCGTACGTGCGCATCGGCGACCGCAACCAGATCCGCGAGTACGTGACGGTCAACCGCGGCACGGACGCTGGCTCGTCGACCACGATCGGATCGGACTGCCACTTGCTCGCCTACGTGCATATCGCGCACGACTGCCACGTCGGCGATCGCGTCGTGATGTCGAATCTGACGCAGTTGGCGGGCCATTGCATCGTCGGCGACGGGGCGAACATCTCGGGCATGGTGGGCGTGCATCAATTCGTGCGCATCGGACGGCTGGCGTTCATCGGCGGCCGCAGCAAGATCCTCAAGGATTGCCCGCCCTTCATGCTGGTCGAAGGCAACCCGGCGTGGGTGCGCGGCCTCAACCGCGTCGGCCTTAAGCGGCAAGGCGTTTCCAACGCGGCGCAGACCGAGCTCAAAGAGGCATATCGGGCGCTCTACCTGGGCGACGGCACGCTCTCAGGCGCGGTCGAGCAATTGCGCGATCGCGTGACGACGGACGAAGGCAAGGAGCTGGTGGCGTTCTTCCTGGACGAGTCGCAGCGCGGCTTCACCACGCGAGAGATACGCCGCGGCCGCGCCGTCGCGCCGACGGAAGACGAAGCCGGATTCGACTGA